A window of the Diceros bicornis minor isolate mBicDic1 chromosome 28, mDicBic1.mat.cur, whole genome shotgun sequence genome harbors these coding sequences:
- the SOHLH1 gene encoding spermatogenesis- and oogenesis-specific basic helix-loop-helix-containing protein 1 isoform X1, with translation MASVDSEQDSGVLRVLAPGECSGSSLSGAQCFEDPGQGSGPVRAPVVAEGPSSCLPRNVLSERERRKRISMSCEHLRALLPRFDGRREDMASVLEMSVQFLRLASALVPSREQHTFVPPAKEMWHKWQKDVLQLVLASQIPAGAPDPGTGASGVTMQQDPPSCATEGVGEGEVPSGVAEVLDGPLALLESPSLVPRPTGPSPSKALRPPPLWPRGDEAQTCLGQAGPPAEGANMAMTPDARSVSRCDVEDRTSFLLTASPDWWLGSLEGRGGSAPARSTPSDRAELSFLVDPEPGSQELLDGPLEPWGSDVGGPGLALRDEVDSLFPEFFTY, from the exons ATGGCGTCCGTGGATTCTGAGCAGGATAGTGGGGTTCTCCGAGTCCTCGCCCCCGGGGAATGCAG TGGCTCTTCCTTGTCCGGCGCCCAGTGCTTCGAGGACCCCGGCCAGGGCTCAGGCCCGGTCAGGGCCCCTGTGGTGGCTGAGGGTCCCAGCTCCTGCCTCCCGCGGAACGTGCTCAGTGAGAGGGAGCGCAG GAAGCGGATCTCCATGAGCTGTGAGCACCTGCGGGCCCTGCTGCCCCGGTTCGACGGCCGGCGGGAGGACATGGCCTCGGTCCTGGAGATGTCCGTGCAGTTCCTCCGGCTCGCCAGCGCCCTGGTGCCCAGCCGAGAGCAGCACACT TTTGTTCCTCCTGCCAAAGAGATGTGGCACAAGTGGCAGAAAGATGTTTTGCAGCTGGTCCTGGCGAGTCAGATCCCAGCAGGTGCACCAGACCCCGGCACAGGAGCATCTGGCGTGACCAT GCAACAGGACCCCCCAAGCTGTGCGACTGAGGGTGTGGGTGAGGGCGAGGTCCCATCAGGGGTGGCCGAGGTGCTGGACGGGCCGCTGGCCCTCCTTG AGTCTCCCAGCCTGGTGCCCCGGCCCACAGGCCCAAGTCCCTCCAAGGCCTTGAGGCCACCACCACTCTGGCCTCGAGGGGATGAGGCTCAGACCTGCCTGGGCCAGGCTGGGCCTCCAGCTGAGGGGGCCAACATGGCCATGACACCAGACGCCAG ATCCGTGTCGAGATGTGATGTGGAAGACCGGACATCGTTCCTGCTGACTGCCAGTCCCGACTGGTGGCTGG GGTCCCTGGAGGGCAGAGGCGGCAGTGCGCCGGCCAGGAGCACCCCATCGGACAGGGCAGAGCTGAGCTTCCTGGTGGACCCCGAGCCCGGCTCCCAGGAGCTCTTGGATGGCCCCCTAGAGCCGTGGGGCTCAGACGTGGGTGGCCCCGGCCTGGCCCTGCGGGACGAGGTGGACAGCCTCTTCCCTGAGTTTTTTACCTACTAG
- the SOHLH1 gene encoding spermatogenesis- and oogenesis-specific basic helix-loop-helix-containing protein 1 isoform X2: MASVDSEQDSGVLRVLAPGECRKRISMSCEHLRALLPRFDGRREDMASVLEMSVQFLRLASALVPSREQHTFVPPAKEMWHKWQKDVLQLVLASQIPAGAPDPGTGASGVTMQQDPPSCATEGVGEGEVPSGVAEVLDGPLALLESPSLVPRPTGPSPSKALRPPPLWPRGDEAQTCLGQAGPPAEGANMAMTPDARSVSRCDVEDRTSFLLTASPDWWLGSLEGRGGSAPARSTPSDRAELSFLVDPEPGSQELLDGPLEPWGSDVGGPGLALRDEVDSLFPEFFTY, encoded by the exons ATGGCGTCCGTGGATTCTGAGCAGGATAGTGGGGTTCTCCGAGTCCTCGCCCCCGGGGAATGCAG GAAGCGGATCTCCATGAGCTGTGAGCACCTGCGGGCCCTGCTGCCCCGGTTCGACGGCCGGCGGGAGGACATGGCCTCGGTCCTGGAGATGTCCGTGCAGTTCCTCCGGCTCGCCAGCGCCCTGGTGCCCAGCCGAGAGCAGCACACT TTTGTTCCTCCTGCCAAAGAGATGTGGCACAAGTGGCAGAAAGATGTTTTGCAGCTGGTCCTGGCGAGTCAGATCCCAGCAGGTGCACCAGACCCCGGCACAGGAGCATCTGGCGTGACCAT GCAACAGGACCCCCCAAGCTGTGCGACTGAGGGTGTGGGTGAGGGCGAGGTCCCATCAGGGGTGGCCGAGGTGCTGGACGGGCCGCTGGCCCTCCTTG AGTCTCCCAGCCTGGTGCCCCGGCCCACAGGCCCAAGTCCCTCCAAGGCCTTGAGGCCACCACCACTCTGGCCTCGAGGGGATGAGGCTCAGACCTGCCTGGGCCAGGCTGGGCCTCCAGCTGAGGGGGCCAACATGGCCATGACACCAGACGCCAG ATCCGTGTCGAGATGTGATGTGGAAGACCGGACATCGTTCCTGCTGACTGCCAGTCCCGACTGGTGGCTGG GGTCCCTGGAGGGCAGAGGCGGCAGTGCGCCGGCCAGGAGCACCCCATCGGACAGGGCAGAGCTGAGCTTCCTGGTGGACCCCGAGCCCGGCTCCCAGGAGCTCTTGGATGGCCCCCTAGAGCCGTGGGGCTCAGACGTGGGTGGCCCCGGCCTGGCCCTGCGGGACGAGGTGGACAGCCTCTTCCCTGAGTTTTTTACCTACTAG